Proteins from one Rhinopithecus roxellana isolate Shanxi Qingling chromosome 18, ASM756505v1, whole genome shotgun sequence genomic window:
- the WASF3 gene encoding wiskott-Aldrich syndrome protein family member 3 isoform X2: protein MPLVKRNIEPRHLCRGALPEGITSELECVTNSTLAAIIRQLSSLSKHAEDIFGELFNEANNFYIRANSLQDRIDRLAVKVTQLDSTVEEVSLQDINMKKAFKSSTVQDQQVVSKNSIPNPVADIYNQSDKPPPLNILTPYRDDKKDGLKFYTDPSYFFDLWKEKMLQDTEDKRKEKRRQKREKHKLNPNRNQQVNVRKVRTRKEEWERRKMGIEFMSDARKLEQAGSTTEDRVPGGSHASDVTDYSYPATPNHSLHPQPVTPSYAAGDAPPHGPASQAAEHEYRPPSASARHMALNRPQQPPPPPPPQAPEGSQASAPMAPADYGMLPAPIIEYYNPSGPPPPPPPPVIPSAQTAFVSPLQMPMQPPFPASAGSTHAAPPHPPSTGLLVTAPPPPGPPPPPPGPPGPGSSLSSSPMHGPPVAEAKRQEPAQPPISDARSDLLAAIRMGIQLKKVQEQREQEAKREPVGNDVATILSRRIAVEYSDSDDDSEFDENDWSD from the exons GCAAACATGCTGAGGACATATTTGGTGAGTTGTTTAATGAGGCTAACAACTTCTACATCAGAGCAAATTCTCTTCAAGACAGAATTGATCGCCTCGCTGTCAAAGTCACCCAGCTGGATTCAACAGTGGAAGAGG TCTCACTACAGGATATCAACATGAAAAAAGCTTTCAAAAGTTCCACAGTCCAAGACCAGCAGGTGGTTTCAAAGAACAGCATTCCTAATCCTGTTGCTGATATTTACAACCAGAGTGATAAGCCACCACCTCTGAACATCCTGACACCATACAG AGATGACAAGAAGGATGGGCTGAAGTTCTATACTGATCCTTCCTATTTCTTTGACctctggaaagaaaaaatgctaCAGGACAcagaagacaaaaggaaagagaaaaggcgTCAGAAG AGAGAGAAACACAAGCTGAATCCTAACAGAAACCAGCAAGTAAATGTGAGAAAAGTCAGAACAAGAAAAGAAGagtgggagagaaggaaaatgggCATTGAGTTTATGAGTGACGCAAGGAAACTGGAGCAGGCAGGGAGCACCACAGAGGACAGAGTGCCCGGCGg GTCACATGCGTCGGATGTTACGGATTACTCCTACCCGGCTACTCCCAACCATTCTCTGCACCCCCAGCCGGTGACCCCTTCCTATGCAGCTGGTGACGCGCCACCACATGGGCCTGCAAGCCAGGCTGCGGAGCATGAATACCGGCCCCCATCTGCCTCGGCGAGGCACATGGCCCTCAACAGACCTCAGCAGCCGCCGCCCCCGCCTCCCCCTCAGGCCCCAGAGGGGTCCCAGGCCTCTGCACCGATGGCTCCAGCAGACTACGG GATGCTCCCAGCGCCGATAATTGAGTATTACAACCCATCAGGACCacctcctccaccacctcctcctgTGATTCCCTCAGCACAAACTGCCTTCGTCAGCCCTCTCCAGATGCCCATGCAGCCCCCGTTCCCCGCATCAGCCGGCTCCACGCATGCGGCTCCTCCTCACCCACCCTCCACTGGGCTCCTGGTCACAGCCCCGCCACCCCCgggcccgccacctcccccgccAGGCCCTCCTGGCCCCGGGTCTTCTCTTTCATCCTCCCCAATGCATGGCCCCCCAGTAGCTGAGGCGAAGCGGCAAGAGCCAGCACAGCCACCAATCAGTGATGCTCGAAGCGACCTCCTCGCTGCTATTCGAATGG GAATTCAGCTGAAAAAGGTGCAGGAGCAGCGGGAGCAGGAGGCCAAGCGGGAGCCTGTGGGGAACGACGTGGCCACCATCCTGTCTCGGCGCATCGCCGTGGAGTACAGCGACTCTGATGACGACTCAGAGTTCGACGAGAATGACTGGTCCGACTGA
- the WASF3 gene encoding wiskott-Aldrich syndrome protein family member 3 isoform X1, giving the protein MPLVKRNIEPRHLCRGALPEGITSELECVTNSTLAAIIRQLSSLSKHAEDIFGELFNEANNFYIRANSLQDRIDRLAVKVTQLDSTVEEVSLQDINMKKAFKSSTVQDQQVVSKNSIPNPVADIYNQSDKPPPLNILTPYRDDKKDGLKFYTDPSYFFDLWKEKMLQDTEDKRKEKRRQKEQKRIDGTTREVKKVRKARNRRQEWNMMAYDKELRPDNRLSQSVYHGASSEGSLSPDTRSHASDVTDYSYPATPNHSLHPQPVTPSYAAGDAPPHGPASQAAEHEYRPPSASARHMALNRPQQPPPPPPPQAPEGSQASAPMAPADYGMLPAPIIEYYNPSGPPPPPPPPVIPSAQTAFVSPLQMPMQPPFPASAGSTHAAPPHPPSTGLLVTAPPPPGPPPPPPGPPGPGSSLSSSPMHGPPVAEAKRQEPAQPPISDARSDLLAAIRMGIQLKKVQEQREQEAKREPVGNDVATILSRRIAVEYSDSDDDSEFDENDWSD; this is encoded by the exons GCAAACATGCTGAGGACATATTTGGTGAGTTGTTTAATGAGGCTAACAACTTCTACATCAGAGCAAATTCTCTTCAAGACAGAATTGATCGCCTCGCTGTCAAAGTCACCCAGCTGGATTCAACAGTGGAAGAGG TCTCACTACAGGATATCAACATGAAAAAAGCTTTCAAAAGTTCCACAGTCCAAGACCAGCAGGTGGTTTCAAAGAACAGCATTCCTAATCCTGTTGCTGATATTTACAACCAGAGTGATAAGCCACCACCTCTGAACATCCTGACACCATACAG AGATGACAAGAAGGATGGGCTGAAGTTCTATACTGATCCTTCCTATTTCTTTGACctctggaaagaaaaaatgctaCAGGACAcagaagacaaaaggaaagagaaaaggcgTCAGAAG GAGCAAAAGCGTATAGATGGCACCACCCGTGAGGTGAAAAAGGTTAGAAAAGCCAGAAACAGGCGCCAGGAGTGGAATATGATGGCATATGACAAAGAGCTTAGACCCGACAACAGGTTGTCTCAGAGTGTGTACCACGGAGCGTCTTCCGAGGGATCCCTGTCCCCAGATACTAG GTCACATGCGTCGGATGTTACGGATTACTCCTACCCGGCTACTCCCAACCATTCTCTGCACCCCCAGCCGGTGACCCCTTCCTATGCAGCTGGTGACGCGCCACCACATGGGCCTGCAAGCCAGGCTGCGGAGCATGAATACCGGCCCCCATCTGCCTCGGCGAGGCACATGGCCCTCAACAGACCTCAGCAGCCGCCGCCCCCGCCTCCCCCTCAGGCCCCAGAGGGGTCCCAGGCCTCTGCACCGATGGCTCCAGCAGACTACGG GATGCTCCCAGCGCCGATAATTGAGTATTACAACCCATCAGGACCacctcctccaccacctcctcctgTGATTCCCTCAGCACAAACTGCCTTCGTCAGCCCTCTCCAGATGCCCATGCAGCCCCCGTTCCCCGCATCAGCCGGCTCCACGCATGCGGCTCCTCCTCACCCACCCTCCACTGGGCTCCTGGTCACAGCCCCGCCACCCCCgggcccgccacctcccccgccAGGCCCTCCTGGCCCCGGGTCTTCTCTTTCATCCTCCCCAATGCATGGCCCCCCAGTAGCTGAGGCGAAGCGGCAAGAGCCAGCACAGCCACCAATCAGTGATGCTCGAAGCGACCTCCTCGCTGCTATTCGAATGG GAATTCAGCTGAAAAAGGTGCAGGAGCAGCGGGAGCAGGAGGCCAAGCGGGAGCCTGTGGGGAACGACGTGGCCACCATCCTGTCTCGGCGCATCGCCGTGGAGTACAGCGACTCTGATGACGACTCAGAGTTCGACGAGAATGACTGGTCCGACTGA